A genomic segment from Candidatus Korarchaeum cryptofilum OPF8 encodes:
- a CDS encoding phosphoenolpyruvate carboxykinase (ATP) produces MSPIPPLEDLNPDSFREAFRKIVEMKRKAGLIPILDNPPDLFERAKLYGNQYRNGAWGWASNIWSRSAANTSVVDDDGELKYEHKLLMLRVLEHILAQGPLIKVDGYVGKPGTKVQMHARVYVDPQFPDIAYRWSQLVFPAPPDGDPDAELFVIPHYLGNPKIPGTENMMMVIRFPYANLTIVTVSSYQGEVKKGVLCHWINFVYGKGCTGEHAALREFTVKMGDGSWRRVVMAIWGLTGSGKSTHSFYAWDERNSRIFIERFGINPLEFVKDQVIKNDDIIAICDERVYGSERGAWTKTEDLDETQTAMWRGAMSSRALHENTEFDERGMPSFKGELFTYFGKPNRNSRTVLYLEDTGFFDDVVSSGPLTTAIFLSPSYFTSYAWMRVRDPAIAAKFLADGKTIGHPAQAKELVGKVRYVPRFSEFTIGVSDSMHVLRFYEMLRRRDVEVYVFVTTGRVGAEYKWVEREIKGVKISVPEPIFEESDGRIRVRGGSKPTIEEDELFILQSSRGVVEYEPHPFWGDKVLVPRKVPGLSDSRLKELKPTSYYSMKEFEELLRAEIEESKIWLRFNCPELPDEIVNSMDF; encoded by the coding sequence ATGAGCCCCATACCACCTCTGGAGGATCTGAACCCTGATAGCTTCAGGGAGGCCTTCAGAAAAATCGTTGAAATGAAGAGGAAAGCTGGTCTCATTCCGATACTCGATAACCCTCCGGATCTCTTCGAGAGGGCCAAACTATATGGGAACCAGTACAGGAACGGCGCCTGGGGATGGGCTTCTAATATCTGGAGCAGATCAGCGGCCAACACATCAGTAGTTGATGATGATGGGGAGCTTAAGTACGAGCATAAGCTCCTCATGCTCAGGGTCCTGGAGCACATACTCGCTCAGGGCCCCCTGATAAAAGTCGATGGTTACGTTGGGAAGCCCGGGACCAAAGTTCAGATGCATGCGAGAGTCTACGTTGACCCTCAGTTCCCCGATATAGCGTATAGATGGTCTCAGCTAGTTTTTCCAGCGCCTCCTGATGGAGATCCGGATGCCGAGCTCTTCGTGATCCCCCACTACCTCGGAAACCCCAAGATACCCGGTACTGAGAACATGATGATGGTGATAAGGTTCCCCTACGCGAACCTCACTATAGTGACCGTATCCTCTTACCAGGGGGAGGTCAAGAAGGGGGTCCTCTGCCACTGGATCAACTTCGTCTATGGTAAGGGATGCACTGGGGAGCACGCGGCTCTGAGGGAGTTCACCGTCAAGATGGGGGATGGGAGCTGGAGAAGGGTTGTTATGGCTATATGGGGACTTACGGGGAGCGGGAAATCTACTCACAGTTTTTACGCCTGGGATGAGAGGAACTCGAGGATATTCATCGAGAGATTCGGCATAAATCCCCTTGAATTCGTGAAGGATCAGGTGATTAAGAACGATGATATCATAGCTATATGCGATGAAAGGGTCTATGGATCTGAGAGGGGGGCCTGGACTAAGACCGAGGACCTAGATGAGACGCAGACAGCTATGTGGAGGGGGGCTATGAGCAGCAGGGCCCTTCACGAGAACACCGAGTTCGATGAGAGGGGGATGCCCTCATTCAAGGGGGAGCTATTCACTTACTTCGGCAAGCCTAACAGGAATTCTAGGACCGTTCTATACCTGGAGGACACGGGTTTCTTCGATGATGTAGTATCTAGCGGGCCCCTGACTACAGCTATATTCCTCTCCCCGAGCTACTTCACGTCTTACGCTTGGATGAGGGTGAGGGATCCAGCTATAGCAGCGAAGTTCCTGGCGGATGGGAAGACCATAGGACATCCAGCTCAGGCAAAGGAGCTCGTAGGGAAAGTAAGATATGTTCCAAGGTTTTCAGAGTTTACAATAGGGGTAAGCGATTCTATGCACGTGCTCAGATTTTATGAGATGCTGAGGAGGAGGGATGTGGAGGTTTACGTCTTCGTCACTACCGGTAGGGTGGGCGCTGAGTATAAGTGGGTAGAGAGGGAGATAAAAGGGGTGAAGATCTCAGTTCCGGAGCCTATATTCGAGGAATCTGATGGGAGGATCAGGGTGAGGGGAGGATCTAAGCCCACTATTGAGGAGGATGAGCTCTTCATCCTTCAATCCTCTAGGGGAGTGGTGGAATATGAGCCCCATCCCTTCTGGGGAGATAAAGTGCTCGTCCCGAGGAAGGTCCCGGGGCTGAGCGATTCGAGGCTCAAGGAACTCAAGCCAACCAGTTATTACAGCATGAAGGAGTTCGAAGAACTCCTGAGAGCTGAGATAGAGGAGAGTAAGATCTGGCTCAGGTTCAACTGCCCGGAGCTACCCGATGAAATAGTAAATTCCATGGACTTCTGA
- a CDS encoding pyridoxal phosphate-dependent aminotransferase, whose product MLTIRDVFDACRRKESEGKRVINAHIGEPSHEPPVQLRELGIGEMGRKYLPFVGTEAARESISHFGSEFLGRDLEKDRIFITNGGAQSLLISALAASKIRRGRILVPAPGFPQYFEHASEFGYQISTYDPLAEDLVNEVTSKLEGVSGVLINYPNNPTGFVQPNSELMDLWDELRRRNVLLINDAAYSQIYFGERVEVVGDIIADTFSKTFALPGLRIGYIYWGAERPELVGRILYLMTAGVSEISQFIIMKMIEAASDDYFRRVREHYAKLKDEVIREARKAGLIFPEPRGAFYLYSMHPNVPDSNELAMKLLNRDPVVGIVPAAAFRGGKEYFRISYGVLSEVDIRELFGAIREATS is encoded by the coding sequence ATGCTGACGATAAGGGATGTATTCGATGCCTGCAGGAGGAAGGAGAGCGAGGGGAAGAGGGTAATAAATGCCCACATAGGTGAGCCCTCTCACGAGCCACCGGTCCAGTTGAGGGAATTGGGGATCGGGGAGATGGGCAGGAAGTACCTGCCATTCGTCGGGACTGAAGCTGCTAGGGAGAGCATATCCCATTTCGGGAGCGAATTTTTGGGGAGAGATCTCGAGAAGGATAGGATATTCATAACGAACGGAGGAGCTCAATCCTTGCTGATATCAGCTTTAGCTGCATCTAAGATCAGGAGGGGGAGGATACTCGTCCCAGCCCCCGGCTTCCCCCAGTACTTCGAGCATGCGAGCGAATTCGGGTATCAGATCTCAACGTACGATCCTCTGGCTGAAGATCTCGTCAATGAGGTCACGAGTAAATTGGAAGGTGTCTCAGGGGTCCTGATAAACTACCCCAATAATCCGACAGGCTTCGTCCAACCTAACTCTGAGCTGATGGATCTCTGGGATGAGCTGAGGAGGAGGAATGTGTTGCTGATAAACGATGCAGCTTACTCCCAGATATACTTCGGGGAGAGAGTCGAGGTTGTTGGGGATATCATAGCGGATACTTTCAGCAAGACCTTCGCCTTACCAGGGCTCAGGATAGGTTACATATACTGGGGAGCTGAGAGGCCCGAGCTGGTCGGTAGGATCCTCTACTTGATGACGGCTGGCGTATCCGAGATCTCCCAGTTCATTATAATGAAGATGATAGAAGCTGCGAGCGATGATTACTTCCGGAGGGTGAGGGAGCATTACGCCAAACTGAAGGATGAGGTGATTAGGGAAGCTAGGAAAGCTGGATTGATATTCCCGGAGCCGAGAGGTGCATTTTACCTCTATTCAATGCATCCCAATGTGCCTGACTCTAATGAGTTAGCGATGAAGCTACTCAATCGGGATCCGGTTGTGGGGATAGTGCCTGCAGCCGCGTTCAGAGGAGGGAAGGAGTACTTCAGGATAAGCTACGGGGTCCTCAGTGAAGTGGATATAAGGGAGCTCTTCGGAGCGATTCGGGAGGCAACGTCATAA